The nucleotide sequence GAATTGCGATATGTCTGTCTGCCAGGTGTACAGAGAGCCGTCGACCTGTGTGCAGCGCCTGGCAGTTGGAGTCAGGTTCTCAGCAGAAAGCTCAGGTAAATTACCTTTTCTTAGATATTTCCCTATTAAGTAAATGAAAAGTAATACATTTTAACGTTTTGTCTAGAAATTgctctgtcaattttttttttaaaggatcaaTAATACTAGACGTTGAGAGACTCCTATCTTTGCTTTCCTGAACAGAGACAGTGGCTGAGGAATCTTCAGCATCTGACAGACTTCCGGGTGTAATGAATATTTAGTCTCACCTGTCAAGCCCTAcactaatgtgttctgtacaacCATAGCACAAGGAACACAGGGATCTCACACACCCAAAAGTGTGTAGAAAGCTGAAGATTCTTAAGCTGCTGTTGCTTTTTAAGAGAGTGGAGATAGGAATCAAGTATTATTTCAGGatgctttaattaaaaaaaaagaagaggaggaggaacccCCACCATAGTTAATGTAGCAATAAATTGTGTAACTTCAggccaaaaatgttttatttctctaCACGTCCAGAATACATGTTTAAAGTCTGCATGTTCCTCtgagcacctccagcactgagaGGAAAGACCTGGGAACATTTTATTTAACCTATTAGGTGTTAGATATATTCTGTGTAATTTGAATTGGATTAATTTATCTCTATTGACTACCAATTGAAAGAAGAGATAATCCCACAAGTCTTCTCAGTCTTCATTATATATAACTGGAACATCCGCCTGCCATCTAGCCCATAGAGTCTCAATACCAACATAAACCAATGGCAGGAGAGTCTTGTATAGTTCTGAAAGTCTTTTAGTTAACATGTCATCGCATAACATATTTTCAATGTCTGAGGTGTACAGGTCAACTGGGGATGTGCCAAACTGGGCAGAATAGACATGGCTGAGCTGCAGGTACCCGAAGAACAAGGGATTGGGGAGGTTGTGATAGAGTAACTTTAAAACTAAACCCCAGGCAAAACTTGTTTTTATGGAAACTTGAAGGAATATGCCTTTCCTATTTAGGGCTAATGACAAGACGTCAGAGGTGAAGATTGTTGCGGTGGATCTACAGGCCATGGCTCCACTACCTGGAGTGATCCAAATTCAAGGAGATATTACTAAGGTACTGTCTGCTGTGAGGGACCAAATGCAATTTTCAGTTTTGATTGTGTGAAATGTCAGTGTTGCTTATAGCAAATAATCAGTAATCTATTTTACTCTAGCCTGAAAACATTAAATATGGGTGCTATGGGCAGGTCAGACTTTTTTATATAATAAGAGGCTTGTAATGTTTGTAGGAGGTGAAGCACTATCTGTGTCTAACAGAGCCATGAATGAAAAGTAGAAATAAGCCCTGTAATTATTAATAACTTTCACCAAGAGATGATAAAAAGAGGTATGTGTTCTTTAACTGCAATTTTGGTTTTCTGCTTTCAGGTTTCCACAGCTAATGAGATAATATGTCACTTCGAGGGGCAGCCAGCGGACCTTGTTGTGTGTGATGGGGCACCGGATGGTAATTAAGCACTTTTTTGCCCCAGCACCCCCTTACCATGGTCGTCACTTGACTTCTGCTCTGAGTTTGAAATTTCTCTATTCCCTCTTTCTGTAATCCTTTTTATTGGAGCACTCAGACCTGGGGACAGAAGGGTAGTGCTGGGAACCAATCGGGCTCTATAATTTTGCGTAGTGCAATCATTGAACATGCTGTTAGTAGAAGAGGACAGAGTGATTACTTAATTTCTATACTGcttccatttttatttaatttttttgtgcattgACAGACCGGGGTGGGTCTTGGACCAATCTACTGCATAACTGCAATTAAATCTGCAGAGAGGTCAGGGATCTGGCTATGCTGTATGGCAGGGATACTTAAATAACAAGACTGGCCAAACAGCCAGTAAAACAATCAGTTGCATTTTAagtgttattattttatttcctgGAGTGCAGCTTTATAGACAGGTTCACGTTTGTCCACTGAGTTTACACTATAAGGTTAGGGTAGGTCAACATTGCCAAAACTGCTCCTTACCCTTTTTCCAGAAACAAAATGAACTGCAACGCACAGTGCGCACCGCTACAGCCCAACTGCTTTGCCTTAGTTTGTAGAGGTTCCATTCAAAATTAATGGCACCGCAGTGCACCAATGCAAAAGTGTGGCCTCAatggtgtaatttttttgttttattttcctatGCTGTATTATTGGCAGTCTGTCTACTTTTAAgctatttttttattgcactggATGGTCATCAAATATATCTATTTTTACTTGAGAACAATATCCTAAAATGTTTTTTGAAGTAAAGGTAGGAAAACTAAAAGCGCTCCTTATAAATAGGCCTTACAGTGTCTGTCACATGACCCTTCCTGTCTGACATAGACGAGGGTTATGCGCCATGTTTCTAATGTAATCTCTGCCTTTTTGTCCTGTAGTTACTGGCCTACATGACATTGATGAATACATCCAAGCTCAGCTTCTGCTTGCGGTGAGTCGAAATCCACTTGTAGCTAAGGGAAAGTAACAGTAAATATTCTTATTTATAAATCAGTGTTATGTGCAGAATTGCAGAAAGACATTATAATACATTCCATTTCAGTCATTTTAATTTGATATAATTCTGGTTAATTCCACTGTACTGTGTACTGAACCTTATTTATCCACGTAATAGGTCCCCCTCATACTGCATAGATTAAATGCTTGTTTGGCAAGGGGAGAAAGAATAAAAGTACAAATTCTCTCCACATTACTCGTTTCCTTGGCCTTGCTTTTTTTCTGTGCATCCAATCCCCAAAGCCAATACACCTAGCTGCCCAGCTGGTTGCAGCTCTCTGCCTTTATCCGGTACAATGCAGAATCCGCAGTCCTACATTGAATGTAAATTTGCCCATCCACAGCCTGGGAGCAGAGGAGAGAACCGGCTTTTGGGGAAGTGAGAAATAACATAAGTAGTTGtactaattaaaataaaaattgtctctGTGCAGCCTATCCCTAAGTGCCACAAAGCAGCTAGCACCAACATGTGTTTCACAAATGTATACAATAAAGAATCAATAGAAATTGTGCAGACTTAACaaatacaatagaaaatataaatgaaaacataATTGTGCAGCATGAAATAGATGCAAATTCACTGTGTTTCACATGCATATCAAATTCCACcttcaccccaattttttttttttaatacagtacaCATCATTTAATCCATGGCGTTGGGCCCTCCACAGCAGCCCAGAGTGGGGATTACAGCAGTCATATTGGTCCTTATTGCAGACCATCTTCTAATAATTGAATAAGCACAAATGGGGCTCATGTATGAGTATCTGAAAGAATTCCTATCTGATACATGACACATAATGATGttaaagtatttatttttcttgttcaatatttttCTCTTAAGAATTGTAGGCATGCTACAGGTTTGTCTTATGCAGCAAGAATGTATTTTTCATAGTATCTCTTTTAACACAGGCTCTGAACATCACCACTCATGTCCTAAGGAAAGGGGGGACTTTTGTTGCTAAGGTGGGTACTATGATGGAGAATTTACTTTTGTTGCCTTTGCAGAGTTAAATATTAATCATAAGCTGTCTGAGTAGTAACATGGGTCTTATGTTTTAAGATATTTCGGGGGAAAGATGTCACCTTACTGTACTCCCAGTTGAAGATCTTCTTTCGAGATGTGACCTGCGCCAAACCCAGAAGTAGTCGAAACTCCAGCATTGGTAGATTGCATTTGTAGTTTTGGTTTGGGAACAAAGACTGTGTGTTTAAATAATTGGCAAACTAGATGATGGTTTCAAGGGCACCTGTGAGAATGGCTAGTACCTGCTACTTCCTGACTCCCAGAAGTGCCACTCCTAGAGCAGAGCCCCAATCTGCTACATTGGGCACAGTGCTATACCTCACCAGAACTAGCACAGCTTCTCAGGAGTTAGGcaattcagctttcagggctTAGTTGGAGCCAAAATTGTTAATCATGTAATTTGTATTAAAAGAATACTTGGTGATCTGGCAATGCTGGTCTTTGTCCAGCCATTTGTTGttgtagggtgacaatgctgtgtCCCAATGTGTTGTCACACAGGCTTCTAATGGAGACCGCAAAGTGCTGTTTCAACACAAATCACAAAAGCATGGTCCACTTTTAAAAAACAGGTCCTGAAAAAtggagtgcatgtagacagaAAGTGACTGCAAAGAGGCTGCAAAATCTAGTGGGATGACAAAGCGATGGAAAAAAAGTATATTATTAGGAACAAATGTCATtcagttagggtttacatctacttgaaATAAAAGTTTCCTACACTGCTCATGGCCTCTTGTTGAGCTATTTGAGCTGATTTCCCAGCTGTACACaattactgtgcccattatgaggggtttccaccttcTCTGCTGGAAGTTTGATTTAGGCCTCGTTCTCGctatacatacaaaaaaatgcaaattttactTAGAGACATGAGTTCACATTCGTTTTTATGAGCATTTTAGTGAGTTTTGTACACGGTGCAGATTCCGTTGCAGAAAAAATCTGCACATGATATTAGTGGTGTCTTTGTTGTGCCCTTACACAATGCGTACAGAAAAACTGGTGTCTCTGCAACATGTAAACAAAGCCTTACTCTAGGTTATAGGGAATGTAACGGGGAGGTTGAacactcaggctgggttcacactagtgcaaattggatgtgggtttcttcgcattacaggagattgtgaccgactcTTAATGGAGCATCATCACACATCTCCGTTGCGGCTGCAGAGCGAATtgtacaggagtcctgtgcgtctttggctccatttTGGGTCCAAATTTAGACAAAAATTTGGGCCTCATTCGTACCTAAAATAGAGAACAGGGATGGACAGGACCCCTGCTGTAAGCTGCATGCGATCTtagtgtgaaaccagcctcaGAGGTTGGCTAGAACTCCCAAGTGGACAGCAACAGAGTTAGAagtaattgcatggtgatctttCTGTTGGCGTAGCCAgaacatctaatgccgcgtacacatgatcgaaaattccgacaagaaaaacttgtttttttttccgactgaattttggctcaaacttgtgttgcatacacacggtcacacaaaattacgACCGtcaataacgcggtgacgtacaacactacaacgagtggagaaaaattaagttcgatgattccgagcatgtgtgtttttttttgcacgtcggaattgcatacagacgtttgGACAAAAAcgtttcccgttggaaaatttgagaaccagctctcaattttttgctgtcggaaattccgacagaaaaagtccgatggggcctacacacagtcggaatttccgaccaaaagctcacatcgaacttttcttgtcggaaattccgatcgtgtgtgcgcggcataagacGCCAGGTGCTAACTAAGCTATCCAGGCTCCGTCAACTAAAATAAAATTTTTGAATGGACTAAACCTTTAACATTTTCTCTTCATGACTTATTTTGTTggcattttgtttttccttaaaCAGAAGCGTTTGTAGTGTGCCAAGGTTACAGCCCACCAGATGGCTACATACCCAATATGTCCAATCCCCTTCTGGACCACTGCTATGGTGAGTGCAGCTTATACAGGTCCTAAACCTGGATGCTAAAGCAGTATGGGTGCCAGACCCAAAGTTGAATATTTATTCCTAAAATGGAACTGAATATTAGTTCAACAAAGGGGATCAGTTTCAACTAAGCTGTATTTTGATTTCTGGTCTTTTCTTTTATTAGATGTCGATTTTAACCAGCTAGAAGGTCCCAACCGTGTTATTGTGCCTTTCTTGGCCTGTGGAGACCTGAGTGCCTATGACTCTGATATGACTTACCCTCTTCAGGTAAATGACTGCAGTAAATTGACATTCTGGACAAAGTAACAGGTTCATTTTATGAATCTATGAAATTATAAGCAACTTCCTCCATGCAGTCTAAAGTTTCTTTTGACTTACTGCCAAGTCTGGCTGCGAATGTATACAGTCCACCTACTGTCAGGTGGCGGCAGCCCagacaccattaaaaaaaaaaaagtataccccCGCGCTACCACTAATCAGTATATTATTATGTGTAGGTTAACAAATTAAAGTGATAGCTGCTGCAAGCGCCTAATAGTGTTCCCACAACTATATAGTGCATAGACTCAGAAAAAATTATGCTGGGCTGCTAATATGCATACAAAATAATAAagtgcacaaaaataaaaatactacataagaccaataatatttggttgagatatatatataccatatttatcggcgtataacatgcacaggtgtataacacgcaccctaactttaaaagggaagtttcaggggaaaaaaatgtccacagccccctgcgtataacacgcaggcactgtttaccctctattttcagggtaaaaaagtgagtgttatacgccaataaataaagTATATACCCAATGTTTCAACTTAATAGTTTCACTTAAAAATAATGTGCAACATCAACTGGTTATAAATACTAGATACTACTTAATAAAACGTTCATAATAATGTTAATCAAATCTCTTGTGTCTTTGTTCTTTGTGATAAATCTGCCCAACACCTATACCTATGTGCAAATTTCCTTCTGTGCCAATATTTGCACATAGGTGTTGGGCAGATTTATCACAAAGAACAAAGACACAAGGGActgattttattaatattttttattaacttttttctaAGTATTTCTAACCATAGTTTATCTTGCACATTATTATTGAGCCCCGACACCAGCTGCTGCATTGTGGGACAGCAGAGTAAGTGTCAAGCGCTCCCCCACCCAGAAGTACTCATTATAGAGCAGCAG is from Rana temporaria chromosome 9, aRanTem1.1, whole genome shotgun sequence and encodes:
- the FTSJ1 gene encoding putative tRNA (cytidine(32)/guanosine(34)-2'-O)-methyltransferase — encoded protein: MGRSSKDKRDIYYRLAKEEGWRARSAFKLLQLDEEYQLFQGVQRAVDLCAAPGSWSQVLSRKLRANDKTSEVKIVAVDLQAMAPLPGVIQIQGDITKVSTANEIICHFEGQPADLVVCDGAPDVTGLHDIDEYIQAQLLLAALNITTHVLRKGGTFVAKIFRGKDVTLLYSQLKIFFRDVTCAKPRSSRNSSIEAFVVCQGYSPPDGYIPNMSNPLLDHCYDVDFNQLEGPNRVIVPFLACGDLSAYDSDMTYPLQLDTGKEYCYMPPNQPPIQPPYQEACFLKKNNLLAKERPPSPLNQPTMATAKGEEDNTICEGGAIHKLNISS